In Populus trichocarpa isolate Nisqually-1 chromosome 16, P.trichocarpa_v4.1, whole genome shotgun sequence, a genomic segment contains:
- the LOC7466059 gene encoding auxin transporter-like protein 2, giving the protein MLSQKQAEEAIVSNYSETDQHEGKEEEAEENHSLFSIKSALWHGGSVWDAWFSCASNQVAQVLLTLPYSFSQLGMLSGILFQIFYGIVGSWTAYLISVLYIEYRSRKEKENVNFKNHVIQWFEVLDGLLGPYWKALGLAFNCTFLLFGSVIQLIACASNIYYINDHMDKRTWTYIFGACCATTVFIPSFHNYRIWSFLGLGMTTYTAWYMAIAALIHGQVGVVTHSAPTKLVLYFTGATNILYTFGGHAVTVEIMHAMWKPQKFKYIYLMATLYVFTLTIPSATAVYWAFGDQLLNHSNAFALLPRNGFRDAAVILMLIHQFITFGFACTPLYFVWEKVIGMHDTKSICLRALARLPVVIPIWFLAIIFPFFGPINSAVGALLVSFTVYIIPSLAHMLTYRKSSARQNAAEKPPFFMPSWTAMYVINTFVVVWVLVVGFGFGGWASMTNFVRQVDTFGLFAKCYQCKPAGAAPPRPH; this is encoded by the exons ATGTTGTCTCAGAAGCAAGCAGAAGAAGCAATTGTTTCAAACTACAGCGAGACAGATCAACATGAAGGCAAGGAAGAAGAGGCAGAAGAGAACCACTCTTTGTTTAGTATCAAGAGTGCTCTTTGGCATGGTGGGTCTGTCTGGGATGCCTGGTTTAGCTGTGCCTCCAATCAA GTAGCACAAGTACTGCTGACACTTCCATACTCCTTCTCTCAGCTTGGTATGCTGTCAGGGATTTTGTTTCAGATATTCTATGGGATTGTAGGAAGCTGGACAGCTTACCTCATAAGTGTGCTTTACATTGAGTACAGAAGcagaaaggagaaagagaacGTTAACTTCAAGAACCATGTCATACAG TGGTTTGAAGTGCTTGATGGGCTACTGGGTCCATACTGGAAGGCATTAGGACTTGCCTTCAACTGTACTTTCTTACTCTTTGGATCTGTCATTCAACTTATTGCTTGTGCAAG TAATATTTACTACATCAATGACCATATGGACAAGAGGACTTGGACTTACATTTTTGGAGCTTGCTGTGCCACAACAGTTTTTATACCCTCTTTTCATAACTACCGTATTTGGTCTTTTCTTGGACTTGGCATGACCACATATACCGCCTGGTACATGGCCATAGCAGCTCTTATTCATGGCCAAGTAGGAGTCGTCACGCATTCTGCTCCGACAAAGTTGGTGCTTTACTTCACCGGAGCCACCAACATCCTCTACACCTTTGGTGGACATGCTGTCACCGT GGAAATCATGCATGCCATGTGGAAGCCCCAGAAATTCAAGTATATTTACTTGATGGCTACTCTCTACGTGTTCACACTAACCATTCCTTCTGCCACCGCCGTCTACTGGGCCTTTGGAGACCAACTCCTCAACCATTCCAACGCCTTTGCTCTCCTCCCCAGGAATGGTTTCCGCGATGCTGCGGTTATCCTCATGCTCATTCACCAG TTTATCACATTTGGGTTTGCATGCACCCCATTGTACTTTGTGTGGGAGAAGGTGATAGGGATGCATGACACAAAGAGTATTTGCTTGAGGGCACTTGCAAGGCTACCGGTGGTGATCCCAATATGGTTTTTGGCTATAATCTTCCCGTTCTTTGGACCCATTAACTCAGCAGTCGGTGCTCTTCTGGTCAGCTTCACAGTCTACATTATCCCATCTCTAGCCCACATGCTCACTTACAGAAAATCCTCTGCTAGACAG AATGCTGCAGAGAAGCCTCCTTTCTTCATGCCAAGCTGGACCGCCATGTATGTTATCAACACCTTCGTGGTGGTGTGGGTGCTGGTGGTTGGTTTTGGGTTCGGTGGATGGGCTAGCATGACCAACTTCGTTAGGCAGGTGGACACGTTCGGACTCTTCGCAAAGTGCTATCAATGCAAGCCAGCAGGGGCAGCACCACCGCGTCCTCACTGA
- the LOC7487463 gene encoding 30S ribosomal protein S31, chloroplastic: MASLMVGAIPMTPQALNFGSRLSYSQSQISLCHSTSSLPLSTARTSVPFVYCGRGDRKTERGKRFNHSFGNARPRDKKKGRGPPRIPVPGAPPKIDKSVDDEVVKIEIDESLG; encoded by the exons ATGGCTTCACTCATGGTGGGTGCTATCCCTATGACCCCTCAAGCTCTCAACTTTGGCTCTCGCCTGTCTTATTCTCAATCGCAAATCTCTCTTTGCCATTCAACCTCTTCACTTCCACTCTCCACCGCCAGAACTTCAGTCCCATTTG TGTACTGTGGAAGAGGGGACAGGAAGACTGAAAGAGGGAAAAGATTCAACCACTCATTTGGAAAC GCGAGGCCTAGGGATAAGAAGAAAGGGAGAGGACCACCAAGAATACCAGTTCCTGGTGCTCCACCTAAGATAGATAAGTCTGTTGATGATGAGGTTGTCAAGATTGAAATTGATGAGTCGCTTGGTTAA